The Halosimplex litoreum genome has a window encoding:
- a CDS encoding DNA cytosine methyltransferase, which yields MNITAVDLFCGSGGLSYGLEQAGISVLAGVDWNDKSKFPYEQNIDADFKQSKIQALSQDPERVARMFPWGSDLDVLAGCAPCQPYSTMGRSDDDTPQNDSKWGRLKDVKKIINYVEPDVVVTENVLQIRNDPVYEEFIEFLEAEGFFVNSDENKNVYCPEYGIPQKRKRWVVMASKEGPISLPEPLYTDESEYPTVRETIGHLPPTEAGEVHPDHKLHRARTLSDKNLERIKNIEPGEDWSVWKDDQEHLLAECHKKASGQSYKAPYSRMSPDEPAPTITTQFYNYGSGRFGHYDTDQDRALSLLEGALLQTFPQDYEFYDDWDDVGVKNLGRLIGNAVPPLLGEHIGRGILSHVGAEAPAVQSGIADD from the coding sequence ATGAATATCACAGCAGTAGATCTCTTCTGTGGATCTGGTGGCCTGAGTTACGGACTAGAGCAGGCTGGCATCTCGGTTCTCGCCGGTGTGGATTGGAACGACAAAAGCAAGTTCCCCTACGAGCAGAATATCGACGCTGATTTCAAGCAATCGAAGATACAAGCCCTCTCGCAAGATCCAGAACGAGTCGCTAGAATGTTTCCCTGGGGATCCGATTTAGATGTCCTCGCGGGATGCGCCCCCTGTCAACCCTACTCTACGATGGGTCGTTCGGACGACGACACTCCTCAGAACGATAGTAAATGGGGACGGCTGAAGGACGTCAAGAAGATCATCAACTACGTTGAGCCAGACGTGGTCGTCACCGAGAACGTCCTTCAGATACGGAACGATCCGGTCTACGAGGAGTTCATCGAGTTCCTGGAGGCGGAAGGATTCTTCGTCAACAGCGACGAGAACAAGAACGTGTACTGTCCCGAGTACGGGATCCCTCAGAAGCGGAAGCGGTGGGTGGTCATGGCATCGAAGGAGGGGCCCATCTCTCTCCCGGAGCCCCTCTACACAGACGAGTCTGAATACCCGACCGTTCGCGAGACGATAGGGCATCTGCCGCCGACCGAAGCCGGTGAAGTACACCCCGATCACAAACTCCACAGGGCACGGACACTCTCCGACAAGAATTTAGAACGGATCAAGAATATCGAGCCTGGCGAAGATTGGAGTGTCTGGAAGGATGACCAGGAGCATCTCCTCGCAGAGTGTCACAAGAAGGCCAGTGGTCAGTCGTACAAAGCTCCGTACAGCCGGATGTCCCCAGACGAACCGGCCCCGACGATCACGACACAGTTCTACAACTACGGGAGTGGACGGTTCGGGCATTACGATACCGACCAAGATCGTGCGCTCTCCCTCCTAGAGGGGGCGCTCTTGCAGACGTTCCCACAAGACTACGAGTTCTACGACGACTGGGACGACGTCGGCGTCAAGAATCTTGGCCGGTTGATCGGAAACGCAGTCCCACCGTTACTGGGTGAGCACATCGGCAGAGGAATTCTCTCTCACGTCGGTGCAGAGGCACCCGCTGTACAGAGTGGCATCGCCGACGATTGA
- a CDS encoding HhH-GPD family protein has product MDGSTARRFRSELLEWAEENLREFSWRDPDRSLYEVFVAEFFLTQTPAENVATVYPRFLDRFSSLGAIEEAEESELAEVIEPLGFYNMRSDALKQIADEHDTLPETVDELTDLVRVGPYVANATLCFAHGEPLPILDRNVERVYDRVFGDEWPDSPTERRQFADRHLSTDRPRTYNLALLDFGAAICQPEPLCSECFANGYCEYYQER; this is encoded by the coding sequence ATGGACGGGTCGACAGCACGACGGTTCAGGTCGGAGTTACTGGAATGGGCGGAAGAGAACCTCCGTGAGTTTTCGTGGCGAGATCCCGACCGCTCGCTGTACGAAGTATTCGTCGCAGAGTTCTTTCTCACTCAGACACCAGCGGAGAACGTCGCTACGGTCTATCCTCGATTTCTGGATCGGTTCTCCTCTCTCGGAGCTATCGAAGAGGCCGAGGAGAGTGAACTCGCCGAGGTGATCGAGCCGCTCGGGTTCTACAACATGCGGTCAGATGCTTTGAAACAGATCGCGGACGAGCACGACACGTTACCAGAGACTGTCGACGAGCTCACCGACCTCGTCAGAGTCGGACCGTACGTCGCAAACGCCACTCTCTGCTTCGCACATGGTGAACCACTCCCCATTTTAGACCGAAACGTGGAGAGAGTTTACGATCGAGTCTTCGGTGACGAATGGCCCGATAGTCCGACAGAGCGACGGCAGTTTGCCGATCGACACCTCTCTACGGATCGTCCCCGGACTTACAACCTCGCTCTACTCGATTTCGGGGCGGCTATCTGCCAGCCAGAACCACTATGTTCCGAGTGTTTCGCGAACGGTTATTGCGAATACTATCAGGAGAGATAG
- a CDS encoding DNA cytosine methyltransferase, giving the protein MRILSGEIDSFDGDLLRRLRCRNYHSKRKITVLSLSPLVFLLEKYFNPHLRYVPDDQMHVSAVDLFCGAGGMTNGLEAAGITVEAGLDVDPDCEFPYEHNNDAEFVEYDIGELARDEPEKVGEYLNSQADATLVAGCAPCQPFSPLTHGSDSSEHEKYGMLDAFLEIVRHVEPDFVAMENVYEVRNTDVYEDFVDGLDELGYNLNPEEDRRVYCPEYDIPQTRRRWIVLASREGRIDLGDPINSHPDNYPSVRDYIDDLPQLRAGERSGEDWLHSARDLSETNLERIRESRPGGTWRDWPERLQLDCHKKASGQTYESVYGRMKPTDPAPTITTQFYNLGSGRFGHYDTEQNRALSLREGALLQTFPKDYRFTEDIDEVKIRKIGRLIGNAVPPKLGEVVGNRIQEFLEWSDRQATVTDF; this is encoded by the coding sequence TTGCGAATACTATCAGGAGAGATAGATTCGTTCGACGGGGATCTTCTTCGTCGGCTAAGATGTCGAAACTACCACTCGAAGCGGAAGATCACGGTTCTCTCGCTGTCTCCTCTCGTTTTCCTGCTGGAGAAATACTTTAACCCCCACCTGCGTTACGTACCAGACGATCAGATGCACGTCTCTGCCGTCGATCTCTTCTGTGGCGCTGGCGGTATGACGAACGGGTTGGAAGCGGCTGGGATCACGGTGGAAGCTGGTCTCGACGTCGACCCGGACTGTGAGTTCCCGTACGAACACAACAACGATGCCGAATTCGTCGAATACGATATCGGCGAGCTCGCCAGAGACGAGCCCGAGAAAGTAGGGGAGTATCTGAATTCGCAAGCAGACGCGACACTCGTTGCCGGCTGTGCACCCTGCCAGCCGTTTTCGCCACTCACCCACGGCTCGGACAGCTCCGAACACGAAAAGTACGGGATGCTTGACGCGTTCCTTGAGATCGTCCGGCACGTAGAGCCCGACTTCGTGGCCATGGAGAACGTTTACGAGGTCCGGAACACCGACGTCTACGAAGACTTCGTCGACGGCTTAGACGAACTCGGATACAACCTCAATCCGGAAGAAGATCGGCGCGTCTACTGTCCCGAGTACGATATCCCACAGACCCGCCGTCGATGGATAGTACTCGCCTCCAGGGAGGGTCGTATCGATCTCGGGGATCCGATCAATTCTCACCCGGATAACTACCCGAGTGTCCGTGACTATATTGACGACCTGCCCCAATTACGGGCAGGTGAACGATCGGGAGAAGACTGGCTCCACAGTGCACGTGACCTCTCTGAGACGAACTTGGAGCGGATACGCGAGTCGAGGCCCGGTGGTACGTGGAGAGATTGGCCCGAACGTCTACAGCTCGACTGTCATAAGAAAGCGAGCGGTCAGACGTACGAATCGGTCTACGGCCGCATGAAGCCCACAGATCCGGCACCGACGATCACGACACAGTTCTACAACCTAGGTAGTGGGCGATTTGGCCACTACGATACAGAGCAGAACCGGGCGCTCTCACTCCGAGAGGGTGCTCTGCTCCAAACCTTCCCGAAGGACTATCGCTTTACCGAAGACATTGACGAGGTCAAGATCAGGAAGATCGGACGGCTCATCGGCAACGCCGTCCCCCCAAAACTCGGCGAGGTCGTCGGAAACCGGATCCAAGAGTTCCTGGAGTGGTCGGACAGACAGGCGACGGTAACCGACTTCTGA
- a CDS encoding DUF6339 family protein, with product MTELMELDEGGQALVGEAFLSGDEELTQEDLGPYLNHTGIEVDLTPLDEAVQAVQEDFEEGDAKIDQALAQTVHETLDLTRREAAITGIWHYLTVVEYPELVQHRWGHVSNVREKYLEGGEDIYSNALHRLWWIAEITREGDDYSRTEEIFEMQELANDVADRWFARYDVITYACVDVLNKDEIEEYDVSNSKIVSETTTRLREKLTVVCAEGLDYPKAIELIAEIRDEVISES from the coding sequence ATGACTGAATTGATGGAGTTAGACGAGGGCGGTCAGGCCTTGGTCGGCGAAGCGTTCCTGAGCGGTGACGAAGAGTTGACCCAAGAAGATCTCGGTCCGTATCTGAATCACACCGGGATCGAAGTCGATCTAACGCCGCTAGACGAGGCTGTCCAAGCAGTCCAAGAGGACTTCGAAGAAGGGGACGCGAAGATAGACCAGGCTCTCGCACAAACCGTCCACGAGACGCTCGATCTGACTCGACGGGAAGCCGCTATTACGGGCATCTGGCACTACCTGACTGTCGTCGAATATCCCGAACTAGTTCAGCATCGGTGGGGACACGTCAGTAACGTCCGAGAGAAGTACCTTGAGGGTGGAGAAGACATCTACTCGAACGCGCTCCACCGATTGTGGTGGATCGCAGAGATAACTCGTGAAGGCGACGACTACTCTCGTACAGAGGAGATCTTCGAAATGCAGGAACTTGCCAACGACGTTGCAGACCGATGGTTCGCTCGCTACGACGTGATCACGTACGCCTGCGTTGACGTGCTCAACAAAGACGAGATAGAGGAATACGACGTGTCGAATTCGAAGATCGTCAGCGAGACGACGACGAGACTTCGAGAGAAGCTCACGGTCGTCTGTGCGGAGGGGCTTGACTACCCGAAGGCAATTGAGTTGATCGCGGAGATCCGTGATGAGGTCATCAGTGAGTCTTAG
- a CDS encoding DUF6339 family protein, producing the protein MSENTLYKLNEDASTLVTEDFRTGDVQYSDARLKAFREATDLTANLDALEQVIDWVLDEQSPVKEGTSEIEAAVAPAVRKFIDIPLREAGDPTLWHWLAIAWKPEFVRYRWPYDDSQRTVTSMNEKFLGSTQDLYTNAFSRMWFIAEFTCDGDDYSVTEAVFKQQYRVNRIFDRMDLRRPATGLALSKVAIDEDADDDLLEETAKTVSHQWSVTAEECLKEDTIEDIVGEIHKRVERRTT; encoded by the coding sequence ATGAGCGAGAACACACTCTACAAGCTGAACGAAGACGCATCGACCCTCGTCACCGAGGACTTCCGAACCGGTGACGTGCAGTACTCTGATGCCCGCCTCAAAGCGTTCCGCGAAGCGACCGACCTAACAGCAAACTTAGACGCCCTGGAGCAGGTCATCGACTGGGTGCTGGACGAACAGAGTCCCGTCAAGGAGGGAACGTCGGAGATAGAGGCCGCCGTCGCCCCGGCGGTCCGGAAGTTCATCGATATCCCGCTCCGTGAGGCGGGCGACCCCACGCTGTGGCACTGGTTGGCAATCGCCTGGAAGCCGGAGTTCGTCCGGTACCGGTGGCCCTACGACGACTCCCAGCGGACGGTCACGTCCATGAACGAGAAGTTCTTAGGCTCAACGCAGGATCTGTACACCAACGCGTTTTCGCGCATGTGGTTCATCGCCGAGTTCACCTGTGACGGTGACGACTACTCGGTCACCGAGGCAGTGTTCAAACAGCAGTACCGCGTCAACCGTATCTTTGACCGGATGGACCTGCGTCGGCCAGCGACCGGGCTCGCGCTCAGCAAAGTTGCGATTGACGAGGACGCCGACGATGATCTCTTGGAAGAGACGGCCAAGACGGTGAGTCACCAGTGGTCAGTAACCGCTGAGGAGTGCCTCAAAGAGGACACCATTGAAGACATCGTCGGCGAGATACACAAACGCGTGGAACGGAGGACCACATGA
- a CDS encoding HNH endonuclease codes for MPPEDGKNSRTDELPPDPIFAAYPVTVDEDDRYPTAVRFLGGASDRFANLVAMCKYISTEAPTKTDLRAWFETELDARESTFDKQVPFIEDLGLISLPEATGVVYLTETGDRFLTALDEPGERKYEILFDALRATVIGFDYLLARLAADPIPLDQLDTILAEAYVDYQPDDAVAIKHYTWLLAIGYVEKHDGAYELTDRGRRAFTRIQPTQHADETEPPTPEAIDTSTLTDEEQRFVEQRRRVRDTAFRRRVRAAYDNRCAICGRNRTTPDGTPEVEAAHIYPKGAGGRDIVPNGLALCKLHHWAFDSGWLSMSDEYEVLVTDAPDQPGYAEFSELEGTTLHLPANESQYPAVKFLQKHRRLYGFTAE; via the coding sequence ATGCCGCCTGAGGATGGGAAGAACTCACGAACCGACGAACTCCCTCCGGATCCGATCTTCGCTGCCTACCCAGTCACAGTCGACGAAGACGACCGATACCCGACAGCAGTCCGCTTTCTCGGGGGCGCCAGCGACCGCTTCGCGAATCTCGTCGCGATGTGCAAGTATATCTCGACCGAGGCGCCCACGAAAACCGACCTCCGGGCATGGTTCGAGACAGAACTCGACGCCCGCGAATCCACCTTCGACAAGCAAGTTCCCTTTATCGAAGATCTCGGCCTCATCTCACTCCCGGAAGCGACCGGTGTTGTCTACCTCACCGAGACTGGTGACCGATTCCTCACTGCGCTCGACGAGCCGGGCGAGCGGAAATACGAGATCCTCTTCGATGCACTTCGGGCGACGGTCATCGGCTTCGACTATCTTCTCGCACGATTAGCAGCCGACCCCATCCCACTCGACCAGCTTGACACCATCCTCGCCGAGGCATACGTCGACTACCAACCCGACGATGCTGTCGCGATCAAGCACTACACTTGGCTCCTGGCAATCGGCTACGTCGAGAAACACGACGGCGCATACGAACTCACCGACCGCGGACGCCGCGCATTCACGAGAATCCAGCCGACCCAACACGCTGACGAGACCGAACCACCTACACCCGAAGCCATCGATACATCCACCCTGACCGACGAGGAGCAACGGTTCGTCGAACAGCGTCGCCGGGTGCGTGATACAGCCTTCCGACGACGCGTCCGTGCAGCCTACGATAACCGCTGTGCGATCTGTGGACGCAACCGAACCACTCCTGATGGCACCCCGGAAGTCGAAGCTGCCCACATCTATCCGAAGGGCGCTGGCGGTCGAGATATCGTCCCCAATGGGCTTGCCCTGTGCAAGCTCCATCACTGGGCGTTCGACTCGGGGTGGCTCTCGATGTCCGACGAGTACGAGGTGCTCGTCACAGACGCACCAGACCAGCCCGGCTACGCGGAGTTCAGTGAGCTCGAAGGAACCACGCTTCACCTCCCTGCCAACGAATCTCAATATCCAGCGGTCAAATTCCTCCAGAAACATCGACGCTTGTATGGATTCACTGCTGAGTGA
- a CDS encoding NRAMP family divalent metal transporter, with translation MQTPTGSEEPTSTGRVKSFVSNMGPSWVAGAIAAGPATMGSLITAGGAFGYELFWIVVLSAVAGAFAQYLAMRLGLLTERGIVGVVTDQLGDTWAWLLVLDVVVAAGAAQLLIMKTVAGVSATVTGIDSRLWGVVWAGVLAAGLATRGYRFLEVAAKVLVGGVVVAFVASLFVVPIDPTAAVGGLVPSLPSGSALVAAGILGGAVHITLITMHSYTMRARGWTVADSDLATFDVVASMLVAFGTYSVAIYLVTASVLTSGDLSTVEAAQALGPLAGPFAKSLFLVGLLGAAVSTLGANTIVPPFLLADKLGWETSVEDDRYRGLLVVAALLSAPGAFIGGPVLSQLALVLAIGTVGTPFAIAVVLYLLNSSAVPESNSPLANLAGLALLLVSGTLAANFVREQVAAGIGPLSGAILIFAVVLGLGTVGMFGKFIRREGAPA, from the coding sequence ATGCAAACGCCGACGGGTAGCGAGGAGCCAACATCGACAGGTCGGGTGAAATCGTTCGTCTCGAACATGGGGCCGTCGTGGGTCGCCGGCGCGATCGCCGCGGGCCCGGCGACGATGGGATCGCTGATCACCGCCGGTGGCGCCTTCGGGTACGAGCTGTTCTGGATCGTCGTCCTCTCGGCCGTCGCCGGGGCGTTCGCCCAGTATCTCGCGATGCGGCTCGGACTGCTCACCGAACGCGGTATCGTCGGCGTCGTCACGGACCAACTCGGGGACACCTGGGCCTGGCTGCTCGTCCTCGACGTGGTGGTCGCGGCCGGGGCCGCACAGCTGCTGATCATGAAGACCGTCGCCGGCGTTTCGGCGACCGTGACCGGCATCGACAGCCGTCTCTGGGGCGTCGTGTGGGCGGGCGTCCTCGCGGCGGGGCTCGCCACTCGGGGCTACCGGTTCCTCGAAGTCGCCGCCAAAGTCCTCGTCGGTGGCGTCGTCGTCGCGTTCGTGGCATCGCTGTTCGTCGTCCCGATCGATCCGACCGCGGCGGTCGGCGGACTCGTTCCGTCGCTCCCGTCCGGAAGCGCACTGGTCGCAGCGGGAATCCTCGGCGGCGCCGTCCACATCACCCTGATAACGATGCATTCCTACACGATGCGAGCACGCGGGTGGACCGTCGCCGACTCCGATCTCGCGACGTTCGACGTGGTCGCGTCGATGCTGGTCGCGTTCGGGACCTACAGCGTCGCGATCTACCTCGTCACGGCGAGCGTCCTCACCTCCGGCGATCTCTCGACCGTGGAAGCGGCACAGGCGCTGGGGCCGCTCGCGGGTCCGTTCGCGAAGTCACTCTTCCTCGTCGGCCTCCTGGGCGCAGCGGTCTCGACGCTCGGCGCGAACACGATCGTCCCGCCGTTCCTCCTCGCGGACAAACTCGGCTGGGAAACGTCCGTCGAGGACGACCGCTACCGCGGGCTCCTCGTCGTCGCGGCGCTCCTCTCGGCCCCGGGCGCGTTCATCGGCGGCCCAGTCCTGAGTCAGCTGGCGCTCGTGCTCGCGATCGGGACCGTCGGAACGCCGTTCGCGATCGCGGTCGTGCTGTATCTACTCAACTCGTCGGCGGTCCCCGAATCGAACTCGCCGCTCGCGAATCTCGCCGGGCTCGCCCTGCTGTTGGTCTCCGGAACGCTGGCGGCGAACTTCGTCAGGGAGCAGGTCGCCGCGGGGATCGGCCCGCTGTCGGGGGCGATCCTCATCTTCGCCGTCGTGCTGGGACTGGGGACGGTCGGGATGTTCGGGAAGTTTATTCGTCGGGAGGGGGCGCCTGCGTGA